Sequence from the Tursiops truncatus isolate mTurTru1 chromosome 18, mTurTru1.mat.Y, whole genome shotgun sequence genome:
ATTACCATTGTCGGATGAAAGAACAAAGAAGTGGTTCTTTAAAAGGAACCAGTTAATCCTCATTCTTATTTTGGATGGTGGGTAACAggtgtttattatgttttttctttaggctttcttttcttatattttttcttctttaaattaatttttctaaaaaggagTTCTTTTATTAACACCTCTTTGCTTCCTTACAGCTCCTACCAGCTGGCCTGAGTTCTCTGTCAGCCCTTCAGCCATCTCTGAACCAAGCTTCTCAGGCTGTCCACCTTTTTGTTGTAAACGTGGCATAGTTTGATGTCCTTATCACCCTGCTGGCCTCTGTGgatagtttttgttttccagtcAACATCTCTGTTGTTAAATGTGGTGTCAGAAAATTGACACGTGGCCTTACTGTGCATTCTGGAGCCAGCCTTCTGACCTCTGTCCCAGTGTGTTTTCTGTAATGATCAGCACTTACTAGGAATCATGAAAAGCAAACCTCTTCACTTAATATCCAACTCACAGCTTCTGTACGGTTTAAATGACAAGTGAGTTGGCACATCACGTGAGCGTTCCTACCCTTACTGTGACGAAACGGGCGTGGGGCACGCTCCAGGAATCACTTCAGAGTTAGGGAGTGCTTCCGTGTGATTAactgcacacgcacacacacacccgccccccccccccgccccgcttaGAGATGAtgggagcaggggaggagggCGCCCCGACAGGTGAGTGGCCCAGGACAGGACCAGGAGCCCACCCCACCTGTCCACGTCGTCATGCCCTTGCGCAGTGGAAGGCCAGGCAGCCGTCAGGGGGGTTAAGGGGTTCCCATTATTTTGGTGGTGGTCACCTTgttttcccctcattttacaCAGGTGTAGAGGAAGACATGACAGACACAAGAGTagcaaggaaaatagaaaaaaagggatAGAAATAAGTGGACAAAAAAGACACTGGAAACGGTGGTGAAAGGACGTCTCAGCTTCTCACTGGCCTGTTGTCACAGGGGCCCTGGCAAATGCCTGACCTCAGCTGCGGATGTGCAGTCCTGAGGACCTCGGGGGCAGACAGCAAGGTACCTACCAGGCTTGGGCTCGGCCCTCTCCATCCCTCTGAGCCGGAGCCGCTCCTGGTAGATCTGCGTGCCCGTCATGAGCTGGTACTGCGGGGGCTGGGCGCCGGGGTCCCTTGGCACCAGCCGCAGGTCCTGCTCGGCCATGAGCCTGATCACGTTCGCTCGGTGCATGGGGCCCAGGTCGTTGCCCTTCTCGTCCAGCACCTGAATGATGCGCTCGTTAATTTTTCTTCCAACGTTACGAAAagctgtttcattcttttttttcttttctctcttgtcctGGGTGTCTTCAGTACTAAAAGCTTCTGCGTGAATGAGGCAGGACAGTCTTGGGGCAGAGGCAATGTGGGATGGTTCCGCCAGCGCCGTCTTCTGTACGACGTATTTACCCAAACGTCTTCTAATGCAAGTATTTTCCGTTTTTATAGTTTGTAATGTTAACCTCTTTAGCAAAAGAGCAGCCATCCTAAAAAGCAGGGAGAAAAGCTCACTGAAGTCTGATCACTTATTCCCATGGGTCGGTGCCGTGGAACATGGAGGGCGTGTGTGAGCCTGTGGGAACCTCACCTGTGAACACTGCAGGTCCATGCACAGGAAACTTAAAAGTTATCTTAGCTGACTCCGTTCCCCATGGATCTCACAGCCCTAGCTCCAAAAGCAGATACACCCTAAGGCTTTATTTAGGACGATGCAGAACATTGAATCCCTGGTGACTCAACAAACACCTCTTCATGAACGTAGT
This genomic interval carries:
- the MTIF3 gene encoding translation initiation factor IF-3, mitochondrial isoform X3 — translated: MAALLLKRLTLQTIKTENTCIRRRLGKYVVQKTALAEPSHIASAPRLSCLIHAEAFSTEDTQDKREKKKKNETAFRNVGRKINERIIQVLDEKGNDLGPMHRANVIRLMAEQDLRLVPRDPGAQPPQYQLMTGTQIYQERLRLRGMERAEPKPGPTLTKELTFSSNIGQHDLDTKSKQIQQWIEKKYKVQITIKKGKTTEEPENKMEEICNQILQTMPGIATFSSRPQPIRRGKAVMCVLRPLSQKEDNACRSALGTQRGDALNRGNGNDGASNALHQ